One window from the genome of Sandaracinaceae bacterium encodes:
- a CDS encoding succinylglutamate desuccinylase/aspartoacylase family protein, whose protein sequence is MPQATLVRDPALHGVTRISHDPSFPRPHVGILGGVHGNERCGIEAIHRLEKAVTDGELAPIAGTWVLIQGNPAAVEEGRRFTRGGADLNRLFDLTFVDELPRERWSPEHERAHVLEPVLSDLDALLDLHSATSPTPPFAIINDLPAAAELARRLGFGFVTHGWGGPGLLMDKVTIGIMQRVGRPAVSVECGQHDDPETVESAWGCALAFLRACDSLDGEAPAGEPKFLGVVEIISRPSEGFRFTRPLNGLERIEAGEVIAADRIAELRVREACYVLMPNDGVPVGRDMVFLAREAMPSHPEQQ, encoded by the coding sequence ATGCCGCAGGCCACACTCGTTCGCGATCCCGCGCTTCACGGCGTCACCCGAATCTCCCACGATCCTTCTTTCCCCCGCCCTCACGTCGGCATCCTCGGCGGCGTCCACGGCAACGAGCGCTGTGGGATCGAGGCGATCCATCGCCTCGAGAAGGCGGTGACCGACGGGGAGCTCGCGCCGATCGCGGGCACGTGGGTCCTCATCCAGGGCAACCCGGCCGCGGTGGAAGAGGGGCGCCGGTTCACCCGGGGTGGCGCCGATCTCAACCGCCTGTTCGATCTGACCTTCGTGGACGAGCTCCCCCGTGAGCGGTGGTCACCAGAGCACGAGCGGGCCCACGTGCTCGAGCCCGTGCTCTCCGATCTCGACGCGCTGCTCGACCTGCACTCGGCCACGTCGCCCACGCCCCCCTTCGCGATCATCAACGACCTCCCGGCCGCGGCGGAGCTGGCGCGGCGCCTCGGGTTCGGCTTCGTCACGCACGGCTGGGGCGGGCCCGGGCTGCTGATGGACAAGGTGACCATCGGCATCATGCAGCGGGTCGGGCGCCCCGCCGTGAGCGTGGAGTGCGGCCAGCACGACGATCCCGAGACGGTCGAGTCCGCCTGGGGCTGCGCGCTGGCGTTCCTGCGCGCCTGCGACAGCCTCGACGGCGAGGCGCCCGCCGGTGAGCCGAAGTTCCTCGGGGTGGTCGAGATCATCAGCCGCCCGAGCGAGGGCTTTCGCTTCACCCGGCCGCTGAACGGCTTGGAGCGGATCGAGGCGGGCGAGGTCATCGCGGCCGATCGCATCGCGGAGCTGCGAGTGCGTGAGGCCTGCTACGTCCTGATGCCGAACGACGGCGTCCCGGTCGGCCGGGACATGGTCTTCCTCGCCCGAGAGGCGATGCCGAGTCACCCGGAACAGCAGTGA
- a CDS encoding protein kinase → MGRADDWRGTSDTEVSIGEFPSTDRFEIRRRLGSGSYGVVFEGYDRERQSPIALKWLSYVEPETIHRFKHEFRSLAEISHDNLVQLFDLESDGDRWFFTMELVRGVPLPEFFRPDAMPPGADTMRRLAVSDVMPRLRGRGSSSAPPPNTTVPPLDVDPDELRAVFRDLARGVAALHDAGKLHRDLKCQNCLVTPDGRVVLLDFGLVRDLEQVRRAEPDDIAGTPLYMAPEQCAGAPTERSADWYAFGVMLFRALTDSFPFDGRMYEVMAAKQQRAAPRPSERALGIPEDLESLCVSLLARDPRARPDADAILSRLGAAPSRSRVSFPGRTAEVFVGRRRELRALEAARRVVKLGEPRVVFVQGASGIGKSSLVRHFLDRLQTSDPDALVLEGRCFERETLPYKALDSVVDALVGHLLTVPEEECEAMMPADIGNLVRVFPALGRVPCVRDGRPPLSDVPDPQEQRRRAVVTFRELLARVSSRREVIVFIDDLQWGDRDSAHLLAPSMGTQEAPPILWIGACRSDEAAASPFLSAIETDGDAVSVVNVPELDDEEARTLLELRLSGTARDEELLDELAGEAAGSPLLIDLLVRHAREHSPSGVDLGGALEAQMRDLDANARELLRVLAVRGKPILARTAAEVVGVEALDVKALTGLRNARLLRARSAEDGEELELYHDRIRETVARAMDEATERAVHGRLARALRSHPSVEPESLAFHYRGAGELGEAFHYTLEGARRAESALAFERAAELYRVALSLRPQVEQPRESEVELQVALGDALRNAGRGAQAAAAYVAAAALSPRRKALELRRRAAEQYLFSGHLDEGRAVLRTVLEAVGLSFPNSPVRAFAEFLARRAQVKLRGLQFRERDASRIPEEELLRIDVCWSVSIGLAMIDPVRGGVFQARHLLMALDAGDLGRVARAVAVEVPFAATAGASAHARTVELQQTGRALAERAGSPYNLGLLASSSGGAAWLEGRWREALRREQEALQILRERCTGVAWEIASSTIVYLDVLWRMGRWEELFDQYPAILADAASRGDLLLEIYLRVKFRSLSELARGRPDEAVREARDALARWSQPSFQLIHLWELFLRVEAQMVAGRPEAALERLESGWGPLWRSQLLQLQMYDITMRELSARVHLACAVEAGPARRKKLLAKAMKDVRRLEKTGAPWAAGMAALSRASAATITRDDREARRWIDRAVSGFAGADMGLHAEVARARRAQLDGHVAGLAASRDAVERAGVVEPARFLDLWAPGRWDR, encoded by the coding sequence ATGGGGAGAGCAGACGACTGGCGCGGCACCTCCGACACGGAGGTGTCCATTGGGGAGTTTCCGAGCACGGATCGCTTCGAGATCCGGCGCCGGCTCGGCTCGGGCAGCTACGGCGTGGTCTTCGAGGGCTACGACCGCGAGCGCCAGAGCCCCATCGCGCTCAAGTGGCTGAGCTACGTCGAGCCGGAGACGATTCACCGCTTCAAGCACGAGTTCCGGAGCCTGGCCGAGATCAGTCACGACAACCTCGTGCAGCTCTTCGACCTCGAGAGCGACGGAGACCGCTGGTTCTTCACGATGGAGCTCGTGCGGGGCGTGCCGCTGCCCGAGTTCTTCCGGCCGGACGCGATGCCCCCCGGGGCGGACACCATGCGGCGCCTGGCGGTGAGCGACGTCATGCCGCGGCTCCGGGGGCGCGGGTCGAGCAGCGCTCCGCCTCCGAACACGACCGTGCCGCCCCTCGACGTCGATCCGGACGAGCTGCGGGCGGTGTTTCGCGACCTCGCGCGCGGCGTGGCCGCCCTGCACGACGCGGGCAAGCTCCACCGCGACCTGAAGTGTCAGAACTGTCTCGTGACGCCGGATGGGCGCGTCGTGCTGCTCGACTTCGGGCTGGTGCGGGACCTCGAGCAGGTCCGCCGCGCCGAGCCGGACGACATCGCCGGCACGCCCCTCTACATGGCGCCGGAGCAGTGCGCGGGCGCGCCCACGGAGCGCTCGGCGGACTGGTACGCGTTCGGCGTGATGCTCTTCCGCGCCCTCACGGACTCGTTCCCGTTCGACGGCCGGATGTACGAGGTCATGGCGGCCAAGCAGCAGCGGGCGGCGCCGCGGCCCTCGGAGCGCGCGCTCGGCATCCCCGAGGACCTGGAGTCGCTCTGCGTCTCCCTGCTCGCCCGCGATCCTCGGGCGCGCCCCGACGCGGACGCGATCCTGTCGCGCCTCGGCGCGGCGCCCAGTCGGTCGCGCGTGTCTTTCCCCGGGCGGACGGCGGAGGTCTTCGTCGGGCGCCGGCGCGAGCTGCGCGCGCTCGAGGCGGCGCGCCGGGTGGTGAAGCTGGGCGAGCCCCGTGTGGTCTTCGTGCAGGGCGCGAGCGGCATCGGCAAGAGCTCGCTGGTGCGTCACTTCCTCGATCGGCTCCAGACCTCCGATCCCGACGCGCTCGTGCTCGAAGGCCGCTGCTTCGAGCGGGAGACGCTCCCCTACAAGGCGCTCGACAGCGTCGTCGACGCGCTCGTCGGTCACCTCCTCACCGTCCCGGAGGAGGAGTGCGAGGCGATGATGCCGGCGGACATCGGGAACCTCGTGCGCGTCTTCCCCGCGCTCGGGCGCGTACCCTGCGTGCGCGACGGGCGCCCGCCGCTCTCCGACGTCCCCGACCCTCAGGAGCAGCGCCGACGCGCGGTCGTGACCTTCCGGGAGCTCCTCGCGCGCGTCTCGAGCCGTCGCGAGGTCATCGTCTTCATCGACGACCTGCAGTGGGGCGATCGCGACAGCGCCCACCTCCTCGCGCCTTCCATGGGCACCCAGGAGGCGCCGCCGATCCTCTGGATCGGCGCGTGCCGGAGCGACGAAGCGGCGGCCAGCCCGTTCCTCTCTGCGATCGAGACCGACGGCGACGCGGTCAGCGTCGTGAACGTGCCCGAGCTGGACGACGAGGAGGCGCGCACCCTGCTGGAGCTCCGCCTGAGCGGGACCGCGCGCGACGAGGAGCTCCTCGACGAGCTCGCGGGCGAGGCGGCGGGCAGCCCGTTGCTCATCGATCTGCTGGTGCGCCACGCGCGGGAGCACTCGCCGTCCGGCGTGGATCTGGGTGGCGCGCTCGAGGCGCAGATGCGTGATCTCGACGCGAACGCGCGAGAGCTCCTCCGCGTCCTGGCCGTGCGGGGAAAGCCCATCCTCGCGCGGACGGCGGCGGAGGTGGTCGGCGTCGAAGCCCTGGACGTCAAGGCATTGACCGGTCTTCGGAACGCGCGGCTCCTGCGCGCCCGCAGCGCGGAGGACGGGGAGGAGCTCGAGCTCTACCACGACCGGATCCGGGAGACGGTCGCGCGCGCCATGGACGAGGCCACCGAACGGGCGGTCCACGGTCGGCTCGCGCGCGCGCTGCGCAGCCACCCGAGCGTCGAGCCGGAGAGCCTCGCCTTCCACTACCGCGGCGCGGGCGAGCTGGGGGAGGCGTTCCATTACACCCTCGAGGGCGCGCGCCGGGCCGAGAGCGCGCTCGCGTTCGAGCGAGCGGCCGAGCTGTACCGCGTCGCCCTCTCGCTGAGACCCCAGGTCGAGCAACCTCGCGAGAGCGAGGTGGAGCTGCAGGTGGCGCTCGGGGACGCGCTCCGCAACGCGGGTCGCGGTGCGCAGGCCGCCGCGGCGTACGTGGCGGCCGCCGCGCTCTCTCCTCGGCGCAAGGCTCTGGAGCTGCGTCGCCGCGCCGCCGAGCAGTATCTCTTCAGCGGCCACCTCGACGAAGGGCGCGCCGTCCTCCGCACGGTGCTCGAGGCGGTCGGGTTGAGCTTCCCCAACAGCCCGGTGCGCGCGTTCGCCGAGTTCCTCGCCCGCCGCGCGCAGGTGAAGCTGCGAGGCCTCCAGTTCCGCGAGCGAGATGCGTCTCGGATCCCCGAAGAGGAGCTGCTCCGGATCGACGTCTGCTGGTCGGTCTCGATCGGGCTGGCGATGATCGACCCGGTCCGCGGTGGCGTGTTCCAGGCGCGGCACCTGCTGATGGCGCTCGACGCGGGTGACCTCGGCCGAGTGGCGCGCGCGGTCGCGGTGGAGGTGCCGTTCGCGGCCACCGCCGGAGCCTCGGCGCACGCCCGCACGGTAGAGCTCCAGCAGACCGGTCGGGCGCTCGCCGAGCGCGCTGGCAGCCCGTACAACCTGGGCTTGCTCGCCTCGTCCAGCGGCGGCGCCGCGTGGCTGGAAGGTCGCTGGCGCGAGGCCCTCAGGCGCGAGCAGGAAGCCTTGCAGATCCTCCGGGAGCGTTGCACGGGCGTCGCGTGGGAGATCGCCAGCTCCACCATCGTCTACCTCGACGTGCTCTGGCGCATGGGCCGTTGGGAGGAGCTGTTCGATCAGTACCCTGCGATCCTCGCTGACGCGGCGTCGCGCGGTGATCTCCTCCTCGAGATCTATCTCCGCGTGAAGTTCCGCTCGTTGTCGGAGCTCGCGCGTGGGCGGCCCGACGAGGCGGTGCGCGAGGCGCGCGACGCGCTCGCGCGCTGGTCACAGCCGAGCTTCCAGCTGATTCATCTCTGGGAGCTCTTCCTCCGGGTGGAAGCGCAGATGGTCGCGGGGCGCCCCGAGGCGGCGCTCGAGCGCCTGGAGTCCGGCTGGGGGCCGCTCTGGCGCTCTCAGCTCCTGCAACTGCAGATGTACGACATCACGATGCGCGAGCTCTCCGCACGCGTCCATCTCGCGTGCGCCGTAGAGGCGGGTCCGGCGCGCCGGAAGAAGCTGCTGGCCAAGGCGATGAAGGACGTCCGCCGCCTCGAGAAGACGGGCGCCCCGTGGGCGGCCGGCATGGCCGCGCTGTCCCGCGCGAGCGCGGCGACGATCACGCGGGACGATCGGGAGGCGCGGCGCTGGATCGACCGCGCGGTGAGCGGCTTCGCCGGCGCGGACATGGGCCTCCACGCCGAGGTGGCGCGGGCTCGCCGCGCGCAGCTCGACGGCCACGTGGCGGGCTTGGCGGCGAGCCGGGACGCGGTGGAGCGCGCCGGCGTCGTGGAGCCGGCCCGCTTCCTGGACCTCTGGGCGCCGGGAAGATGGGATCGCTGA
- a CDS encoding dihydrolipoyl dehydrogenase, with protein MQRLDVDVAVIGAGTAGLNARREAERAGKETLLIERGEHGTTCARVGCMPSKLLIAAADAAHGVHHAATFGVRAQGVTIDGRAVLERVREHRDRFVRGVVSSVEGIDEDKRLRGEARFVDANTLIVETDGGDVEVRAKATVIATGSSPWIPPPFEGLDVDVNDDVFEWEDLPESVAVIGTGIIGLELGQALHRLGVDVAFFNPFDEVGAFTDPKLDAALREILAGELTLHLAVQGLEATRDEAGYELSWDEDGTRTSRRFARVLASAGRRPNLGRLDLEKTGLSLDDKGRPSWDPRTCQCGDAPIFMAGDVTGHRPVLHEASDEGSIAGENAARYPKVGAHVRRTPLSIAFTDPQIAMVGQPFEELPSSAAVGEVSFVDQGRAKVIARNRGLVRVYGERDGCVLLGAEMLGPDVEHLSHLVAFMVQQRLTVQQALQLPIYHPVLEEGLKTALRELARALEVDTTCRNEDLADCPGA; from the coding sequence ATGCAACGACTGGACGTGGACGTCGCCGTGATCGGCGCTGGAACCGCCGGGCTCAACGCGCGGCGCGAGGCGGAGCGAGCCGGCAAGGAGACCCTGCTCATCGAGCGCGGCGAGCACGGGACGACCTGCGCCCGCGTGGGCTGCATGCCCTCGAAGCTGCTGATCGCGGCCGCCGACGCGGCGCACGGGGTCCATCACGCGGCGACCTTCGGGGTGCGCGCGCAGGGCGTGACCATCGACGGTCGCGCGGTCCTCGAGCGCGTGCGCGAGCACCGCGACCGGTTCGTGCGAGGGGTGGTCTCGAGCGTCGAGGGCATCGACGAGGACAAGCGCCTGCGAGGAGAGGCGCGCTTCGTCGACGCGAACACGCTGATCGTCGAGACGGATGGAGGAGACGTCGAGGTTCGCGCGAAGGCGACCGTCATCGCGACCGGCAGCTCGCCCTGGATCCCGCCTCCGTTCGAGGGGCTCGACGTCGACGTCAACGACGACGTCTTCGAGTGGGAGGACCTGCCCGAGAGCGTCGCGGTGATCGGCACCGGCATCATCGGGCTCGAGCTGGGCCAGGCGCTGCATCGGCTCGGCGTGGACGTGGCGTTCTTCAACCCCTTCGACGAGGTCGGCGCGTTCACCGATCCCAAGCTCGACGCGGCCCTGCGCGAGATCCTCGCCGGTGAGCTCACCTTGCACCTCGCGGTGCAGGGGCTGGAGGCGACGCGCGACGAGGCCGGCTACGAGCTGTCCTGGGACGAAGACGGGACGCGGACGTCACGCCGGTTCGCGCGCGTCCTCGCGAGCGCGGGTCGTCGCCCGAACCTGGGCCGTCTCGATCTCGAGAAGACGGGGCTCTCGCTCGACGACAAGGGGAGGCCGAGCTGGGATCCGCGGACCTGCCAGTGCGGCGACGCGCCCATCTTCATGGCGGGGGACGTCACGGGTCATCGGCCCGTGCTCCACGAGGCGTCCGACGAAGGCAGCATCGCGGGCGAGAACGCCGCGCGGTACCCGAAGGTCGGCGCGCACGTGCGGCGCACGCCCCTCAGCATCGCCTTCACCGACCCGCAGATCGCGATGGTCGGGCAGCCGTTCGAGGAGCTCCCCAGCTCGGCGGCCGTCGGCGAGGTCTCCTTCGTCGACCAGGGACGAGCGAAGGTCATCGCGAGGAACCGCGGCCTCGTGCGCGTCTACGGGGAGCGCGACGGCTGCGTTCTGCTCGGGGCCGAGATGCTCGGTCCCGACGTCGAGCACCTCTCACACCTGGTCGCCTTCATGGTGCAGCAACGCCTGACGGTGCAGCAAGCCTTGCAGCTCCCCATCTATCACCCGGTGCTCGAGGAGGGCCTCAAGACCGCGCTGCGGGAGCTCGCGCGCGCGCTCGAGGTCGACACCACCTGTCGGAACGAGGACCTCGCGGACTGCCCGGGCGCCTGA
- a CDS encoding ATP-dependent DNA helicase, whose protein sequence is MRSSELLGATGPLASALKGYELREPQLRMAEMVETALEREGVALIEAGTGTGKTLAYLVPAIRSGRKVIVSTGTRALQDQIMERDLPALAKHLGLPVRAACMKGLSNYLCRRRFGELSDGPESELPSMARRLPMLEAWTQRSRLGDRAELSDLPEDDPIWAAVQSGSDTRIGPRCKHYDDCFVTAMRREAEQAQLIVVNHHLFFADLAMRGPADGPKGGAVLPDYDAVIFDEAHQIEDVATLFFGVQVSETMIERLLKDAERAFSANGLLDERTDRVLRTVLGRAEAFFAEVPAGGGEGRVELPEGIFEGARSRAYHAFDAALEAMTLTCRRHDEDGESFAQLARRARRLRDELAQVADGGGEAGRQITWSDRRADRRVVGASPVDVSAIFRDEVIHRVPSVVLTSATLAVSGSFNFVKRRLGIDFEVDEAILESPFDYASQAALYLPAVPDPRAPGYTDAAVDEVSRLVALTGGGAFVLCTSIRMMERLAARCRPRLRGRPIYVQGDAPKGALLDRFRGDGDAVLFATASFWQGVDVPGEALRLVIMDKLPFDVPTDPLVEARCRRVEEEGESAFVRYLVPSAALTLKQGFGRLVRSRRDRGVVAVLDGRLRTKGYGKIFLRSLPPARRCDVFEEVEAFWRALA, encoded by the coding sequence TTGCTCGGGGCGACGGGTCCGCTCGCGTCGGCGCTGAAAGGCTACGAGCTGCGCGAGCCGCAGCTGCGCATGGCCGAGATGGTCGAGACGGCGCTCGAGCGCGAGGGTGTCGCGTTGATCGAGGCGGGCACGGGCACGGGCAAGACGCTCGCGTATCTGGTCCCGGCGATCCGGTCGGGGCGCAAAGTGATCGTGTCGACCGGCACGCGCGCCCTCCAGGACCAGATCATGGAGCGCGACCTGCCCGCGCTCGCGAAGCACCTCGGGCTCCCCGTCCGAGCGGCCTGCATGAAGGGGCTGTCGAACTACCTCTGTCGTCGCCGCTTCGGAGAGCTGTCCGACGGCCCCGAGTCCGAGCTCCCCAGCATGGCGCGCCGCCTGCCGATGCTCGAGGCGTGGACGCAGCGGAGCCGCCTGGGCGACCGGGCCGAGCTGAGCGACCTCCCCGAGGACGACCCCATCTGGGCTGCGGTCCAGAGCGGCTCGGACACGCGCATCGGGCCGCGCTGCAAGCACTACGACGACTGCTTCGTGACCGCGATGCGGCGCGAGGCGGAGCAGGCGCAGCTCATCGTCGTCAACCACCACCTGTTCTTCGCGGACCTCGCCATGCGCGGCCCGGCGGACGGGCCGAAGGGCGGCGCGGTGCTGCCCGACTACGACGCGGTGATCTTCGACGAGGCGCACCAGATCGAAGACGTCGCGACCCTGTTCTTCGGCGTGCAGGTCTCCGAGACGATGATCGAGCGGCTCCTGAAGGACGCCGAGCGCGCGTTCTCCGCCAACGGGCTCCTCGACGAGCGCACCGACCGCGTGCTCCGCACCGTGCTCGGCCGCGCGGAGGCGTTCTTCGCCGAAGTCCCCGCGGGCGGTGGCGAGGGGCGCGTCGAGCTCCCCGAGGGCATCTTCGAGGGAGCGCGCTCGAGGGCCTATCACGCGTTCGACGCCGCCCTGGAGGCGATGACGCTCACGTGCCGCCGTCACGACGAGGACGGGGAGTCCTTCGCGCAGCTCGCCCGTCGCGCGCGTCGGCTCCGGGACGAGCTCGCGCAGGTCGCCGACGGCGGGGGCGAGGCAGGGCGCCAGATCACCTGGTCGGACCGTCGCGCCGATCGGAGGGTGGTCGGCGCGAGCCCGGTGGACGTCAGCGCGATCTTCCGCGACGAGGTCATCCATCGCGTCCCGAGCGTCGTGTTGACGAGCGCGACCCTCGCCGTCTCGGGCAGCTTCAACTTCGTCAAGCGGCGCCTGGGGATCGACTTCGAGGTGGACGAGGCGATCCTCGAGTCGCCCTTCGACTACGCGTCGCAGGCCGCGCTCTATCTCCCCGCGGTCCCGGACCCGCGCGCTCCCGGCTACACCGACGCGGCGGTCGACGAGGTCAGCCGGCTGGTGGCGCTGACGGGCGGCGGCGCCTTCGTCCTCTGCACGTCGATCCGGATGATGGAGCGGCTCGCCGCCCGCTGCCGACCCCGCCTCCGCGGTCGGCCGATCTACGTCCAGGGCGACGCGCCGAAGGGCGCGCTCCTCGACCGCTTCCGAGGCGATGGCGACGCGGTGCTCTTCGCGACGGCCAGCTTCTGGCAAGGCGTCGACGTGCCCGGCGAGGCGCTGCGGCTCGTCATCATGGACAAGCTCCCGTTCGACGTTCCGACCGATCCCCTCGTCGAGGCGCGCTGCCGACGCGTGGAGGAGGAGGGGGAGTCGGCGTTCGTGCGCTATTTGGTCCCGTCCGCCGCGCTCACCCTGAAGCAGGGGTTCGGGCGCCTCGTGCGGAGTCGGCGCGACCGGGGCGTCGTCGCCGTCCTCGACGGGCGCCTGCGCACGAAGGGCTACGGGAAGATCTTCCTGCGCAGCCTCCCGCCTGCGCGGCGCTGCGATGTCTTCGAGGAGGTCGAGGCCTTCTGGCGCGCGCTTGCGTGA